DNA from Eubalaena glacialis isolate mEubGla1 chromosome 2, mEubGla1.1.hap2.+ XY, whole genome shotgun sequence:
TGTAAAAAAGAAGGGGAAACAAGTATACGTGTATATATTTGCTTAtctttacaaaaaagaaacataagaagGATCAGCTAGAAAACAAAGTTGATTACTTGTAGGAGTGAGGGCATGGGTGGGATAAGGTAGAAGGGTTTGGGGAAGGCATGACACTTCCCCGGGCATGCCTTTTTGATATAGTTTTGACTTcgggaaatatgttaatattttccatattcgaaaaataaaatgaaatcaacaAAGGATGGGGGAGCTAACTGAAACAGATGAACTGTACTTCAAATGAATAACACAGTTACACTGAAGGGGATGTAGAAAAAACTAATTCAAGTAACTTATGAATGTAGTATTTGACTATATACCTTTAGTGGTGAGTAGAGTTGGGGAAGAAGCATAAACAGTACTGAACTCTTTTTAGTAGGCTTTGCTTTTTGTAATGGTGTGGGCAAAACAGTTCTGAAACTAGTTTAGATATGTTACAAGATTGAGCAAATGAGTAAATGTGTTGCTGTTGGTGGAACCAGAGTCCTCACTGAGGAAGAAGGGACATGCAAATAGGGAATGAGGGAAAGCAAGAAAGAACCCCTACAGGGATGGGTTGGAATCGGAGCTATTGGAATCATGATTTCTAAAacttgtatgtgtatgtgtgcatatatacatgtgtgtctatgtatacatgtatgtatgtcttAGTTCTGTGTGCAGAGAGGGCCTAGAAGTAAAGACACCCCACTAGCAATGAGCATATCACGGCTCttcagagaaatggctgattctaggacagGACAGGGTAAGGATAAAATGAGCTTGGAACATCTAGTCCTCAAAGAAGATGGAAATATGTCACAGGATATAGGAACCAGCTTGAAGGGGCTTCCCTTGGCCAGATCTCAGACAGTTTGTGCACCAAGATAATTAAGAACAGCAATAAAGCATAAATCATTGAAAAAATGGGAATCAATGGGCACATCCACATGGGAGAAAGATAAAAGGAGAAGGGAGGGCATTTGCTTCCAGCAGAATGCTAAATGCCAGTTGGTAAATGTGGAAGCAGTTGGAGTTGGACAATCATCTTTGCAACCTTCATAGTAAAAATTGGCTCAGGCCAGAATCATCAATGAATGTTAAATCTAGGGGGTATATTTTGATTTGCTTATTAgttgcaagggaaaaaaaagtaactaaatgaagaaatcagaaaataccttgatcAGATGATCAAAATTAATGTCACTGGTGTTCTGCTTTCAGTGTGGGCAGAAAGTTCCTACCAGACCAGCCTCTGTACAGATAACTGTAAACTTTGGACAGAATTTTGAAAACCACTATCTGAAGACATTGGAGAGTAAGTGACCTAAAGGAGGCAAATTCTGGAAGGGAGTCTACACTTGGAAcctatttttactacttttagcAGTCAGTGCCTGTGGGGTAACTAACTGATAGAAGACACAGTCTTTCTGGCCTAAGGAACTGGAGGACAGAGTTCAAGGTACCCAGCCCCTGGAAAGTGAGGGGAGAATCTtagaaaggagagagacagagaaactcaGCCCCAAATTCTATGTATAAACTGCCCAAGTCTCTGGCTAAGCCCTGAACCATGCTTTCTTGGGCAGACTCTAGACAGCTCAGCTAAACATAAAAGAACTAAACTGAGATTTAGGCAGCTGCCCAGAAGACAGAGTTTGCAGTTTGAGCCAAATCAAGTTAtgtaaagcaaagcaaaaaatcAACACTCTTTGGAGGAATATAATAGAATCCATAGTATCCACAAGATAACATTTACAATATCCAATATATAATCCAGAATTCACACCACCAGTGAGCAGCAGATGTACATCCTGTGCCTCTAGATGTGATAGCCTGAGGAGCATCACCTATGTAGTATTCCATCCAAGAATGCATCATCTAAGGacacatcagacaaatccaaaagGAAGGACCActctgttaaaaaacaagaaaggcgCAGGGAAGGAAATGTATTCTTCAGAGATATCAATGTCACAAAAGTCAAAGGCAGAGAAAATGTctcagattaaaggagactaaagagatacAACTAGGTGCAACATACGATCTTAGACTGGATCCTTCCGGGAAAAGGAAAAATGCCCTGAAATACATTCTTGGGCAATTGACAAATTAGAATATGCAAGagagagtagaaaaaaatatcaatgttaaatttactgaagtGGATAACTTTACTGTGATTGTGTAAGAAAATATCCTTTATCAtcagaaatacacactgaagtatcTAAGTATAAAGAGTTACGATGTATTCAATTTACTCTTAAATGgtacagaaaaaaagatatacacaaatatgtgtatttgtgtaGTGTAGATAGAGAACAAGAGAGCATAAGCccaaatgataaagcaaatggggCAAAATGTTAGACAATTAGTCATTCTGGGAAAAGGGTATATGATTGCTTTTTgaactattcttgcaactttttttttttttttaactaaccaAGTCTTATTTTAGGAAATAGATTTTGGAGTAAAAGGTTTTACTTATGTGCTTTATTCCAAACAGCAAATGAGAAGCACCCTCTGTTGGATGGAATCTGACTCCAGCTACATTACATAGTTGTCCACAGTGGCCTTTATGACATTTTTCTTGCGATTCTTGtcagtttaaatttaaaatgcatttatagGTGCATTAATGTCCTGTAGCCCCATACAAAGAATTAAATGtagtatgtgtttatttttcctcctgtTTTGTCTTAGAGGTCACTGTTTTTGCTGGTTTTCATGTATCTGATGACCTCGCTTTACCTATTACCTGCAGGGTTTTAGGTATTATTATCAGTAAAAGTTAATtcgtttattaaatttattctgaaGCAGAGTCTTTTCCTATAGATTTATAgaaattgtgttttaattttaaaacctctaattttttttaagatgctaCTTATAATTAGACCACAAGACTGtgtaaagaaaaaccaaaacaagctTGTCACACAGTGTAATATGATCGTTCTTCCCAGTTTGGGGTGATATTGAAATATGTGTTGTCTCAGAGTGATTAGGGGCTTTAGCTTCCCTTCTTGAAGTATTTTAATTAGAAGATAAATTTTGTTAGTAAAAAGATAAAGATACGTTACTTGTGCATGCTCTTTCCATTGTAAACCATTCCTTCAGTGGGCTAGACCCCTCAAAAGATTAAATTCCTTGCAATTTACTTGACTAATGTCCATCTGTCATTTCACCGGGCATTTTGATGTCCATGTCTTTGAACTTTACATTGTTTGGAcattatttacttgtttaaatatttcttataatacCTGTAATACagataaatacttttttaaatctCCAACAAGGATTTATTAAGCAACTGTTGGGTGACCAGTGCTATGCTACATTCtataagacaaataaaaaaatggaaagaagtatAAAATTTAATTCTGTATAGTTCACAGTCAATTGGGAGGGACATATTTAAGTGAAAACAGTTTTGTATATCTAAGGTGGAATACAGAAGAAACCTTGAAGTAGCATGTAGAGACTGTGCATAGAGCTGTACATTTCTAGACAAGGGGAGAGTTGTTCTAAGCTGGAATTAATCTTTGATTCTTTCTCATAGTAAGCGGTCCTAGAATTAAGACTTTGAACAATGTCTTGGTTTTGGATTGATGAGCTGGGCAATTTAGTACATGCCAAGAATTAGGGGTGAGGAGATTTGGGGAAAGGAGAATGAGACAGTTTTGTTAGAGGGTGTTAAAGAAACTGGTTTAACTGGACTGGACAGTAAGAAATAAGATGATACcagttgaggacttccctggtggcgcagtggttaagaatctgcctgccaatgcaggggacacgggttcgagccctggtctgggaagatcccacatgccacagagcaactaagcccgtgcgccacagctactgagcctgcgctctagagcccacgagccaccactactgagcctgcgagccacaactactgaaacccgcatgcctagagcctgtgctttgcaacaaagagaagccaccacagtgagaagcctgcacactgcaatgaagagtagtccctgctctcgcaactagagaaagcccgtgagcagcaacaaagacccaatgcagccaaaaataaataaataaataaataaatttatttttaaaaaaaaaagatgataccaGTTGATAGAGGGCTCAAGACCTACTTAATAGAGCAGTTTGGACTGAATTTGAAAAGCAGCAGATTCTTAACTGACCCATCACAAGGGTGGTGATTCAGAAAGATGAATCCGACAAGGATGTGTAAGATGAATTAGGCTAGGGAGAAATGAGAGTAAGGGGAGACAACCAGATGGGAGCCTACTGCTAATTTAGGTTTGAGTTGATGAAAATTTAGGTTAGGATGgtggcaataaaatggagaaaggcAAATGTGAACGACGTTTTGATGTTAGAATACAGATAAAGTTGcaggaggctggggaaggggagggggtagGCAATGACAATGAGATTGGTCTAGAGAGAAGTGGTCAGACGCCACAGAGCACTTTCCTTGGAGAGGTGAAGCGTTAAGAGGTGTGAGGCGGTTTGGGGTGACATCTTGTCTATTCAGGGAAGGCTGGGTCAAATGAAGAGTTTCCACCTGCCCACCTCTTCAGGACAGGGGAAGCTTCCAAGTGtttgaagcagaagaaaaaagacaatagTGAGGAAAATAATAATCTTCTACTTTAAGAGCTTTCAAAGACTTCCTGCAGCCGCAGGTGAATGTTCTAATAGTTTCTGCTTCATGTTGCTTCATGGCTGACTTGCTTATTTTTACTTCAGATCCAGAAGCAGCAAGGCCTAGCAATTCCAAAATCACCACCACGCTGGGTCTGGTCGTCCATGCTGCAGGTAGGGTCAGATTGCAGTGGAACCCCTTTCTTTTCTGTCACACAGGGACCATCCACATGAAATACTCTAGGGCTGGCCTTTTGGGGAAAGGGTTGCTTAATGAAGTCCTCCAACAGAAGCATGAACCCTGGCATACTCAGTGTTGGGGTTGCAATAAGAATGGTTCTGTATTTCTTAATGGATGAAAATAATTTGTGGCAcatgaaaaatacatgaaattcaaatttcagtgtccttaGTAAAGTTGTATGGGAACACAGCCATGGCCACTTGTTTACGTgttatctgtggctgctttcacacaatggtagagttgagtagttgcaagagACCAAATGGCTCACGAAGGCTAAGATACTTCCTATCTATCCCTTTAACAAAAACTTTGCTGACCTCTGCCGTAGGATCTCATCTGCATAAGAGCCTGCTCACTTTTGTACTCAGTAGCCCTGGTGCTGGGTATCTACCCAAGTGCCAGGTGGGGCAGAGGTAGGCTGTAGAGTGTCGAAGTCTCAGCATTGCTGACAGGGCATGCCTTAGAATCATAACCAAAACTAGTCCCAGTGGTAGGGCTCTGTACATGACAAAAGCATGTGAAAGGTGAAACACTCTTATCTGGACTTTCTAGTAAAACATGCTTTTCTAACAAAAAATTCATCCATTTCAACCACTATTTACTCATTACGTATAAATCATCTATGCCAAGTCGCGgtgtctttattttgtttcttcatctgcaagatGCAGAGATGCTTCCTTTGAAATTCTTTGATATTTCTGTTATTACAGTTTGATTGATTAATCAGTAGATTTTTGAGCATCATACTTttccaacaacagcaacaataactgACAAATTGAATATTGAATAGCACCTATGCTAAGCTCTTCACATATGTTACCTCATGAAAACCCTAGGAATACATACTTTATTGAACCCATTGTAGAAATGAGAAGGCTaaggttcagaaaggttaagtaaccgTCCCAGAGTCCAGTCCAGCTCTATCTGACTCTAAAGCCCACACAGCCACTCACCACACTATTATAGTTGTTATTTATAGTTACAGTGTTTTATGTTTCACTTTTTCCAAATTCAGCTGACGGTGTTGCTTTGGGAGCAGCAGCTTCTACTTCACAAACTAGTGTCCAGTTAATTGTGTTTGTGGCAATAATGCTACATAAGGTAAGCAAAATTTTGGTGTAAGATTTGGTATTGActacatttataattaaaatttctctttggtcattctgtttttctggaatggaaagtatttttagttatttttgtaaTTGCTGTTCATTTTAGAGAATTGAATAAGTCTGTTCATAGCTGGGTCTTttgctaccattttcttaaccttATACTTGaaggggttttatttttttatggtcaTATACACAAACTGTTAAGTCCTCTACAGATTTCTACATTTCGTAGTAATTTTTGTTCATaaatattcttcctttctttatactCTTTTCTTAACtattacacagacacacacacacgcacacacacacacaaatgggatATTTTCTAGCTTAGAACATTACTTCCTAAAAGGCAAAGCCCAGACTTACTATTATGCCTAGTTTTCTTGTATGAGAATTCAGTCAAATGATAGGTACTTCATAATGTAGAAGCAATCCAAACTTCCAGAGTAATAAGggatagtttttcttttccaggcACCAGCTGCTTTTGGCCTGGTTTCCTTCTTAATGCATGCAGGCCTCGAGCGGAATCGAATCAGAAAGCACTTACTGGTCTTTGCACTGGCAGCACCAGTTATGGCCATGGTGACATACTTAGGACTAAGTAAGGTAAGTCTGACTCATTCCTAGCTTATCTCGACAAGTATCTAATTCTTTGTGATCTACTAGAAGGTATAGTCTCttatattgaatttttcagttaaATTACCCCCTCAAACTAAAGATAAAATTCGAATTAAAAACCTGTACAAAGTGTACATCTTAATTCCAAGTCAATCCTCTTCATAAATTTAGAGcatttccttattcatttaaTTCGAAAACTTCTTCCCCATCAGTTCCAAAAATACTTGCACAAACATATgatctttaaaataatacaacttAAACCTTATCAGACATGCTAATTTTATTTGACAGATACATAATAAGTCACAACAGAATGTATTTAATGTTTCAGTAGGCACAGGAAGTGTGAGGGACAAGCTTGCAGCAGCTTTGAGAGCAGTAAGGGATGAGCAGAGATCTCTGTATTCAGCTAAGACTCAGATTCTTCTACTCCCAGCTCTCATATCACTGCATGTTACGTACCCAGGTCTTCGTCATTGCACTGAACGTAGCTCCAGACCTGAAGTGGCATGTGTCGCTTGTCACCTCAGAGCCCGGGCATTCTGCTCTGTTGCTCCAGTTGGACCTTTCCATGCTTTATAATTTTGTCCACTAGGGCTGCAGTTCTTAGCAGCAGCCTTACCCATTTTTCTTGAATATCAATTGGCAGGCAACAGGAGGAAAATCTTAGAACCAAACCAACTCAGAGCTAGTTCCTGGAAACCACTTTCCCCCACTGTCTCTGAAGGTCACTGATTCTTCTGAGCGTCATTCAATTCGTATGTGATATAGTAAAATTTGTATTGAAAGGAACATACGAGAAATGAGATGGTTAAAGAATGGTTAAGTTCCTGTTAATCAAGGGTTAGTTGATCTGGATTGCTAACACCTGATTGTGAGCTTTATCTTCTTTTAGTCAATGAGCAATACGTAGTTCCCTTTTAAATATTAccctattgggacttccctggtggtccagtgagtaagactccacactggcaatgcagggggcccggggtcgatccctggccaggggactagatcctgcatgcatgccgcaactaaaagagctcgcatgctgcaactaagacccagtgcagcctaaataaataaatattacccTATTTATTACTGCATTGATCAATATAAGTTTTTAGAACTTTTGAGAGGAAGGTATGATAATTTTGGAGGCATGGAGTTACATATTACATTTATGGCATGTTCTTAAATTTTCAATTAATTGTCTTAGTAGGTccacttttttcattaaaaaaattgaaatgaattgTATAAAGATTAGCTTATGAGATATTTCTAGGCTCTGTGAAGGCAGGTACTGTGTCTCGATTACCACTGTATCTCAGGCACTGGCCTAGAGCCTGGTGCGTATGGCATATTTGTTAACATTagtagaataaatgaatgaatatataaactTTGATATCTGCATTAATGCTGTTGATTCCATCTTAATAATATAGGCCAAACCTGTTCAACCAGACTTGAAGTTTGTTTGAAAAAGTAATTGTATACATCACCAATAGTCTTAAACCCTTATTTGGAAGCTTCTCATAAATAACAAGATCGTTCTGATCGCAGGATGTCCCCAGTGCCCCAGATAACACGAGTTATGAATATTGGGTATTTTTTTATTGGGACTTCTTCCTGCCTCTGAATTTTACTTgacttaatttttcttctctctttatcttACTTCACAGAGCAGTAAAGAAGCCCTTTCAGAGGTCAATGCCACTGGAGTGGCCATGCTTTTCTCTGCTGGGACATTTCTTTATGTTGCCACAGTACACGTCCTCCCTGAGGTGGGCGGAATGGGGCACAGCCACAAACCCGACCCCGCTGGAGGGAGAGGCCTCAGCCGCCTGGAGGTGGCAGCCCTGGTTCTGGGTTGCCTCATCCCGCTCATTCTGTCAGTAGGACACCAGCATTAACTGTTGAGGGTCCAGCCTCAGGCCATGGCCGTTTTCCATCCAGTGAGAACAGCCGGCACGTGACAGCTGCGCACTTCCTCAGTCTCTTGTCTCGCCTTGCGCATCTCCACCCGTAACCCTAAAGATTCTGGAGGGAGGTGAGATGAAAACCTGGAGTAATGGAAAGCTTTTTGAGTAGAAACAACACACTGCGAAGGATACAGACATTCCGTTGTGTTGTCTTTTCAAGGGCCCTTGGCATTTTGAGCTTTGTTGTTTCCCTTAACCCTATTCTCAGGGAAGATGGAATTTAGTTTTAAGGAAAAGTGGAGAACTTCATACtcataatgaaataattttgaaagtacAGTGTTCTGTAATTAAGCTAAATCTCTTTCCTAGTTTAGAGGCTCTGCCACTTTAATCCATTGATTTTTAACATGGTTCTCACCGTGTACGACTGGTGCTTTAGCATCTATGCCACATCTATGCCTTGAATGAAGGTCATAATGCCCACTGTCTTAGATGCTAAAGATAAGTAGTTCATTTGGGGCTAGAGTCAGGAGAAGGACGGCAAGACACATGGAAAGCTGACTTTATACTTGAGAGAGAGATCCACTGAAGAGGGTATGTCTGGAGAGTCTTTTAAACACCTCCTTCTGCACTTGTCTCTTTAAAGAGAGCCTGCCATTCCATCAAATGGAGGAACAGAGGTGGACTAGCTTTTAAAGAGGCAACTAgtgttttataaaacatttcttttcaaGTTCCCCTTTGTGTAGAGTAGCTGCCTGTACAGCACATTCTTTATAGAGGAGCCAAGTTCTAGTAGGTAGGCTTTCCTTAGGCATAGGCTTTCCTTCAGGAACAGTCAGATCCCAAAGTATCTTTGGAAATTAAGGGGTGTTAAATTTTAAGTGAATTCGGATAGTTACTGACATCTTTGTAGTAacctttttaaaagtaagattaCCAAAACCTATGTTGTCCTTATTTTGTCTCTTTAAGTATTTATCTTAGCAGACCAGCAGTCCCTCTGGCAAAATACTTGGTGCCGCTTGGGGACTGCTAGGTCAGCGTCACATGAGCACCTGTAGCAGTGCAGAAAGTCAAGATGTATCATAAATGGGAAGTGTTTGCCTGTTGATTTAAAGCTTATTAAAATCATGTCTTTTGTCTCTTCATCTTTTCCATGCTTTTCTCCTAACTTTTCCCTCCAGCCCTTCCTCCCTACAATTTGCTGCTTACTGCTGGTGGTGATGTTAATATTTGTGAGTTGAGTTCTCTCATCAGGACAACCACTTCTTGAACTGTGATGATGAAGACAGTATCGTGtctgttctttattcctttcaGTGAAGTTACCTTTGTGTCAAATGCAGCTTTATTAAGCCCTTAAAATATCACTTCCTCATATGTGAGATGACACAATCACTAATATTCTGGTAATTTAAACAATTGAGATAGTAAAAGTGTTAAGCAAACTAGGATAATTTTTCCATATTTGCCAAAATCCCTGTAAACCTTGTGTTATcaaataagtatataatatattgttaatttattttgattttctgtaCCATTTCAAAACACGTTACAGAAAGGGGGAACCAAGACTATTTTCGTCAGGGCATTGGATTTAGGAGtttgtaaaacattttatatGACACGTAAGCCAGCATGCCCAGgatatctttatttccttcctagaTTTGTTACTGGGTCAGCAGCTGGGGAAAAAGAACTTGAGAGCCCTCTGCTGGCTGTAGACCAAAGTAGCATAAACAGGATCTGGTTCTGGATAGTGGCTGGCAGCCACTGTGTACAACATTAAAACCAACAGAAGGTACAGTATGAAAGTCTAAGTGACTTTCCTGATAACAACTCTGTCTTAGGAGAGTCATAGGGTTTCATCTGGTCCTTCAAAATGACATGGTTGCCTTGATTCTCCCTGGAAATTTACTTTGTTAAGTAAATAGCTCATTTTAGTGTCTGGTTCGGTTTGGATAGTGGCACTTTCTATCATATTGTTGTGTGCAATGATCAGAAATTTGTTCTGCTGGCCAAAGCCTCTTTCAGCAGTGCCTTGCCATCACACTGAAAAGTTTGGCTAGAATATCTTGCTGGGTAGGGCCTTGAACTCTGGCAAGGATCAGACCATCTAACTTCCAAATTTGCCTTCCCCTCTGGACCTCACATTAACAAGCAAACCTTTCACGGCCTATCAGCTCTCAAGAGCTATGGGCTTTCCCAGATTTTAAAGCTGCTGCCTAGGAACCACTTATTTCCCTCCTGGTCAGCAGGCAGAAATAGCCATACTAATCTTACAGGGCTCAAATGCATCTCCAGGCAGCAAGGAACCGAGCAGCGTGGCAGAGGC
Protein-coding regions in this window:
- the SLC39A9 gene encoding zinc transporter ZIP9 isoform X3, whose amino-acid sequence is MDDFISISLLSLAMLVGCYVAGIIPLAVNFSEERLKLVTVLGAGLLCGTALAVIVPEGVHALYEDFLEGKHHQASQTQNVIASDKAEIPVAHEHEHSHDHTQLHAYIGVSLVLGFVFMLLVDQIGSSHVHSTDDPEAARPSNSKITTTLGLVVHAAADGVALGAAASTSQTSVQLIVFVAIMLHKAPAAFGLVSFLMHAGLERNRIRKHLLVFALAAPVMAMVTYLGLSKSSKEALSEVNATGVAMLFSAGTFLYVATVHVLPEVGGMGHSHKPDPAGGRGLSRLEVAALVLGCLIPLILSVGHQH
- the SLC39A9 gene encoding zinc transporter ZIP9 isoform X2, which gives rise to MDDFISISLLSLAMLVGCYVAGIIPLAVNFSEERLKLVTVLGAGLLCGTALAVIVPEGVHALYEDFLEGGIAGLYGKHHQASQTQNVIASDKAEIPVAHEHEHSHDHTQLHAYIGVSLVLGFVFMLLVDQIGSSHVHSTDDPEAARPSNSKITTTLGLVVHAAADGVALGAAASTSQTSVQLIVFVAIMLHKAPAAFGLVSFLMHAGLERNRIRKHLLVFALAAPVMAMVTYLGLSKSSKEALSEVNATGVAMLFSAGTFLYVATVHVLPEVGGMGHSHKPDPAGGRGLSRLEVAALVLGCLIPLILSVGHQH